The genomic interval GAAGGAGCGATCGCCCTAAGCCTTGATATGGATTACCTGGGTTGTCCGGTAAACGTCAAGTTCACCGGAAATCGGTGACACTGGTGATCAGAGGATGGGTCTTGCGCTCGGTGTGGGGCTTGCCCTCGATCCGGAGGGTACTGGGTGGGTTGGAGCCTGGGTCGAGTAAACCCACGAACCGATATTGGTCAATCACGAACGGCAGACTGTTGGCAGTCGTGTTATCAGGTCCATCGGACAGTTGAAAGTGCAAGTGGGGGGCAGTCGAGTTCCCAGAGTTGCCCAGCTTACCAAGGAACTGTCCGGTTTTGACCCGATCGCCAACCCGTACCTTGATGCTACCTGTCTGGAGGTGGGCGTAGGTTGCCCAGATGCCGGGTTGAATCTGTACGACTACAGAGTTGCCCACAAAGTCAAGCGGCTTCTTGACGTTCTTCACAGTCTGGTTGGGTGTCTCCTCCGGCATGTCGTCTCGGACAGCGATCACAGTCCCATTGGCAACGGAGCTAACATTGGCACCGAAGGCGAAATACTGCTCGTTCCTCGTGCCGTCACCACTAAAGTCCTGGTTGTCTTGCAGCCGAATCCAATCGATCGCAAATATTTCGGGCTTGACGTAGCGGGCACCGCCAGCAATGAGTCGAGAAAAGCGATGAGGCGATGATGCGTCGTCGCAGCATCCGCTGGCGTTGAACCAACCATTACCACTCAGGGGTGAGGCGATTACGATCGCCTGGAAGGGGTTGACCACAAGCTCAGGACCTTGAATCTCCAGGCTACCAATCAGAGCTTTGATATGGTCGGGGGTGTTGGGAGGAAAGTCATAGGTGATCCGATGAGTGACTCGCTGAGGCACCTTGTCGGGCGGTACGATAACGTCAATCAAGGTCGCTAGGGTTCCGGATGCTGGGATCTGATTCGTTGGCGTTGGAGACAGCAATGGCTGAGTCACCGCCTTAAGGGAATCGCCGGAGAGTTCGAGAAGCTGCTGACCCTTCTCGGTGCTGACCTCGATCGAAGTCAGCGTGATTGGCGAGGGGAGCAAGTTAGTGAAAAGCAGGTCGTACTCTAGATGTTCCTTACCGTCGCTGCCCAACACACGCAACGGTCGATTGGTTGCTGACACGATGATCGCCGTCGTCGTTTTTGAGGTCGGCGGGTCGGCGGCGGCAGCACTGAGACTAAACCTGTTGTCCGGCTTGAGCGTGCATAATAGCAGCACGACCAAAAATGCAGCGATCCCAACAAGACCTGTATGCCTCCGTGTGATTTGAATCTGGTTTTTCACTTTCAACATGACTGATTGAGTCCTTCAACGATTTCAGTAGATGGTCAAGGTCTTTATCTCAACGGTCTGATAGTTGGACTGAAGGGCTAATCATCCTGTTTGCAAGTGAGCCAAACCAAATTTAAGGCATTGGGTGAACGCCATATTATCGTGTGTTGAAGGTGGAAATCGGTAAAACAACGCCGGATTTTATCCCGACAGGCTAAGGAGTTAGTAAACCAGATTTTGGGTTACTGTTATCAACAATATTCTTTAAAGAAATTGAAGATGTGATAACAAAATGAGAAGAACTCCTAGACAAAAACGATCGCATCAAAAAGTTTTCAGTTGAGCCAATGGCAAGAAAGCCAGTTTTTGAAATTGCTGTAAGGTCCCAGCCAATCAGGAACGGCAAGCCCTTGGTTCAGAATCAAAGAAACACCCTTTTAAGATGTTTCTTAAAAGTCATTTAAAAAACCAGATTTTTCACTGCTTCGTTAACTGCCGCTTCATCGATCTGCATCGGCACTATCAGACGCTTGTGAGGTTCCGGTTCAGTTGGCTTACGGGAATAAAACATACTAATTCGATATGCCATTACAGCAGAAATTGATGGACATACGGCAATACTGGCTAAGCTAATTGTCCAGGCGATCGCAGAATCTCCAAACAAATCAATATTCATCACCAGATACCTTTACAACCAATAGGGGCTGTTCATACTTTGGCAAAGGTGAATCCAGTTTGATAATCCCCTCAGGGGTACCTTTCTCTGACACTCAATTTTGGAAAACTTGAACGCCACTATAGAAACCGGGTTTCTTCTGACAAACTACGCAAATGCTGTGGTAGCTTTCCAAGAAACCTGGCTGCTAATACCAAATTAAATAGTCTTCGTGGCACATCAACATCCTGTAAGGGCGTTTGGCCAAACGCCCCTACCCGATCGATCGCGTTTTCAATTCAAATTGGTATCAGATCCCCAACTTTTCCAAAAAGTTGGGGATCTGGGAAGTGTTTAGCCCTGACTCAACGGGAGATTGCTCCAGCTTCCCTCAGCTCTGGGTAAGGCTTCCGCTGATTTCTAGGTAGGGGCGCTGCCAACAGCAGAATTTTCTCCATTACCCAGGGAGCAATCCGGTTACACCAGACTGCCAGGTGGCTTTGCCAACCCACCAGTATTTCATTCGATCCCTTTGCCAGGCCCGCCACAAGTGCCTGGGCAACCCGTTGGGGAGTAATGGGAACAATCCAGCGAAACCATTGCAGATTCCGCACCATATCTGTATCGGTTAGGGATGGCAACAATGCCACCACCTTGACGTTGTGTGCTGCCAATTCTCCTCTCAGGGCTTGGGAGAAACCAAGAATGGCAAACTTCGTGGCTGAATAGGTCGCCATTGTGGGAGCTGCCAATTTACCCATTAAGCTGGATACATTGACGATCGCCCCTTCCTGTTGGGCAACCATGCGGCGGGCAATTAGGCGGGTAATCGTATACATCCCAATCAGGTTAGTGGCAAGCTCCTCCTGTACCTGAGGCAGGCGCGTTTGCAGAAAGGGAGCCTGATGGGCAACACCCGCACAGTTGACCAGAATATGAATCGGACCGTGATCCCGCCATGCTTGAGCGATCGCAATACTGACTGCAACAGGCTGACCCAGGTCAATTGCCAGCGTGACCACTTCCACACCCAGCGATTCAACTTCTTCAGCCACTTCCGCCAGTCTTTGGCGATCGCGGGCAACCAGAAGTAACCGCTGTGCGCCCTGTTTTGCAAATTCCAGGGCGATCGCCCGCCCAATTCCACGGGAAGCCCCCGTAATCAGTGCTGTTTTTCCTTGAATATTCATTGAGATCCTCCAGATCAGAGGTCTCACCACATGCAGCCAACACCAGGTGATCAAATCTAGCAAATCAGACCTGGCACAGAGATTTCGCGATTCGACTCGCAACTCCTAACTTCAGACCAACTGGCTTTTATCTGTGAAAGTTGCGCCTTCCAGTCCTTCGTCAAAATTGCACGTCTAAAATCCGGTTGGCACAGCGTGAGACACAAAATAATTCGTAGCAAAGAAATCAGTTGGCTTTATGATTGAAACCGATTCAGTGTTTGGCGTTGATGGGGTAGGCAATCCCATCAGCATCGTAATGAGTAGAAACTTTTACCCAACAGGGGTTTCAACAGAACTGAGTTGCATTTGCTGAGTGGCAACCTTAGCAATTCACTACTGCACAACCCCAAAGGGAATTTGCGCATCAGTGAACTGGTGAAGCATCAGCAGCGATTAAAAACATGGAATGATACCTCCCAGAGGGGTGACTGAAAACGTATAAGCACACCCTAGCAGCGGGATCAACTACCTGCAACATTTATTAGTGAAAAAGTGGGATTGTTACATTCGTATGTAAATTTCTCAGAATTTCAGAAACCGATGAGATTTTGCCGTAGCCTTTATTCCCTTCCAGGCAAGCCTTTTAAGTCCAAGCATCTCCATAATCGCTACAGGCAATATGAGAAAAATTGATTGTAAGCTCGATTGTCCCATTTGAGGTAACAGGAAGTTTACAATTCCAGTCATCCCTCAATTTAGTCATGCCCATAAATAAAGCTGGGCAGACTTCCTGGTTGGTTAAGAGTTGGGTAAATTCATCAACCGTCATAGCCTTCTGGAGTCTTTAGGGATTCACAGTTAAATAATGCTTATCTCCATTAGAACAAAGACGCATCGGAAACGGTTGTAATTTTGCGAAGATTTTGTTACATTGTTTTACATAAAGTTACAATAAAACCATAAAAACCAACTATGCGAACAATCCATAACAGAAGGGTTGATAACAGCCGTGCAATTGCAGTTTCTCTTGCCGATTCAGCCCCAGACCAACAGCAATCCCTCTGGATGCAGATTTTTCTGACAGTTTCTATAGGTAGTGTGCTGTTGGCTGCTTTAGCCGTGAATTAAAGTCAACAAGTTTCCTCCCTACTTCTGAACAACGTTTTTAAGCTGTCTAGCAAACGCTTCTCCCTTCTCCCAGCTAAGTGACTGGGAGTTTTTTTTAGGGAAATTCTTAATTAGTCTTTTTGATCGATTGCGTAACATTACTGTCGTCAGAAGGTGGTGTGGGGAAATAGCGTTAGTTTGTTCGTTTCCAACACACTTCTCCAACACACTGACGATGAAACTTTTCCTGATAATCGCTTTCCTGACGAGTTCAGCAGTTGCCTTAGCGAGTCATTCTGCCCTCTCATTAACTTCAGAACTCAAACTCCAGCCCACTGAACAACCTCAGAGCAACCCTCCAGGCTATATTTATCCGGTAAATGGGGTCATCTCTTCTGGTTATGGTTGGCACTGGGGTAGGATGCACACGGGAATTGATATTGCTGGATCTATTGGAACCCCCATTGCAGCAGCGGCGACGGGTATCGTTCAGTTTGCTGGGTGGAAAAACAACGGCTATGGCAATCTGGTGGAAATTCAACATCCTGATGGCAACGTGACCCGCTATGCCCATAACAACCGTATCCTGGTCCATAAAGGTGAGCGGGTACACCAGGGACAACTAATTGCTGAAATGGGTAGTACTGGCTATTCCACAGGTCCTCATTGCCATTTCGAGTTGCTTCTACCCGCACAGGGGGCGGTTAATCCATTGTTCTTTTTAGCCAAAGTAGATTCTAAGGGTACACCCTCTGGTCAATAATTTTAAGCAGATGAAAATTTAGACTCCTTGCCAGCGATCGCAGAGTTTTGACAGTTAGCAGTTAGGGAATTGCCATCAAATAATGTACCAGCTGTAGGATGGGTTAGGCGTTAGCCGTTACCCATCGCAGGGATTTTATTTTCGCGCCAAGCCCTTATCAGTGAAGAGTGAACAGTAACTAAGTAGGAGGGTGAAATTAAGTGTAAGATAAAGCGTTCGCTAAAATCGCCTATCATGCCCGCCCCTTTACGCATTCATTTGACCGCTGAGGAAGACCGAACCTTAACAGAACTGCGACTGGCTCAGAACCTGCCCCAGCGCACTCGTGACCGCGCCCACATGTTGCGGCTGAACGCTCAGGGATGGAACGTGCCAGCGATTGCGGACGTGTTCGAGTGCCATCCTCATACGGTCAGAGCGACGCTGCGACGCTGGGAAGAAAAGGGTTTAGGTGGACTCTGGGAAGCTCCAGGACGGGGTGCAAAACCAAAGTGGCACGCCTCAGACTTGGACTATCTGACAGAGTGTTTGGAGCACGAACCCCGAACCTACAACAGTTTGCAATTAGCCAAAAAGCTGAAACAAGAGCGCTCCGTCGATTTAAGTAGTGACCGACTCCGCCGACTCCTCAAAAAAAAAACTACCGATGGAAACGCACCCGACAGAGTCATCGTAAAAAACAAGACCCCCTGCAAAAGGCGCGCAAGCAGGCAGACTTAGAGACCTTAGAGCTAGCCGCACAAGCGGGGCACATTGAACTCAAGTATCTCGATGAAGCAGGGTTCTGCCTCTGGAGCCCAGTCAGCTACAGCTATAGTCGGGTGGGCGTACAAAAACGGATGGAACAAACACTCAAGCGCTATGGCAACCGGATTAGCATTTTGGGTCTGTGGCAACCGGGAGAGCGGTTTGAGTATGCCTTAGTGCAAGGCGGATTCAAGGGCAAAAGCTACATTAAGGTGATGGATTGGATGGCAGACAAAGCCGCTCAAACCTTGGCACAAACAGGTCGCATCACAGTAGTGGTGCAGGATAATGGCTCTCTCCATACCAGTCAACTGGTGCCGGCAACAGTGGTCACGGTGGCAGGAGCAAGGATTATTCTTTTTCTTTTTGCCGCCCTACTGTTCAGAGATGAATCCGATTGAAACCCAGTGGCATCAACTGAAATGTCATGAGATTGCAGGACAGATGTTTGATAACGAGTACGATTTAGCAATGGCTGTCATGAATGGAATGACAGCTCGTAGCCAAGCAGGTGATTATGCACTGGAGCGTTTTATATTTAATTGCACCTAGCTACTTAGCAACCAGCCAATCATTGATATCCCCCACTTGTTACCTGCCCCCCGACACCTGCTAATCTGTCGCTATGGCTGAAAAACAATCCCCATCCAGAGAAACTCTGTTGCAAAAACCTGGGATCTTGTGGACCAGGACAAAAGCACAAACTGCCCATGCCCTTCAGTGTGGTGCCCTACAACCCATTCCCACCCGGTATGAATTTGTTGAGCAGGATGGGGTAAGTTTCTTTGTGCGGATTGCGGATCTTGCCCTCAAGGATCAAGATCGAAAGCGGCAGGATGCCTTCGCTGTTTCAGGGAAAGAGCAGAATCCATTCTTGCCCTACGACGAGAACCTGTTTGTAACAGACATTTCGGACACTCACGTTTGTCTGTTGAACAAGTTTAATGTGGTGGACTATCACTTATTAATCATTACTCGCGCCTTTGA from Kovacikia minuta CCNUW1 carries:
- a CDS encoding M23 family metallopeptidase, with translation MKLFLIIAFLTSSAVALASHSALSLTSELKLQPTEQPQSNPPGYIYPVNGVISSGYGWHWGRMHTGIDIAGSIGTPIAAAATGIVQFAGWKNNGYGNLVEIQHPDGNVTRYAHNNRILVHKGERVHQGQLIAEMGSTGYSTGPHCHFELLLPAQGAVNPLFFLAKVDSKGTPSGQ
- a CDS encoding M23 family metallopeptidase; this encodes MLKVKNQIQITRRHTGLVGIAAFLVVLLLCTLKPDNRFSLSAAAADPPTSKTTTAIIVSATNRPLRVLGSDGKEHLEYDLLFTNLLPSPITLTSIEVSTEKGQQLLELSGDSLKAVTQPLLSPTPTNQIPASGTLATLIDVIVPPDKVPQRVTHRITYDFPPNTPDHIKALIGSLEIQGPELVVNPFQAIVIASPLSGNGWFNASGCCDDASSPHRFSRLIAGGARYVKPEIFAIDWIRLQDNQDFSGDGTRNEQYFAFGANVSSVANGTVIAVRDDMPEETPNQTVKNVKKPLDFVGNSVVVQIQPGIWATYAHLQTGSIKVRVGDRVKTGQFLGKLGNSGNSTAPHLHFQLSDGPDNTTANSLPFVIDQYRFVGLLDPGSNPPSTLRIEGKPHTERKTHPLITSVTDFR
- a CDS encoding SDR family NAD(P)-dependent oxidoreductase, with protein sequence MNIQGKTALITGASRGIGRAIALEFAKQGAQRLLLVARDRQRLAEVAEEVESLGVEVVTLAIDLGQPVAVSIAIAQAWRDHGPIHILVNCAGVAHQAPFLQTRLPQVQEELATNLIGMYTITRLIARRMVAQQEGAIVNVSSLMGKLAAPTMATYSATKFAILGFSQALRGELAAHNVKVVALLPSLTDTDMVRNLQWFRWIVPITPQRVAQALVAGLAKGSNEILVGWQSHLAVWCNRIAPWVMEKILLLAAPLPRNQRKPYPELREAGAISR